A genomic stretch from Doryrhamphus excisus isolate RoL2022-K1 chromosome 23, RoL_Dexc_1.0, whole genome shotgun sequence includes:
- the LOC131110093 gene encoding zinc finger protein ubi-d4-like isoform X4, with product MAAAVDSVVKVLGEQYYRDAMEQCHSYNARLCAERSILMPFLDSQTGVAQSNCYIWMEKRHRSAGVAPGQLYTYPARRWRKKRRSHPPEDPRLAFPPLKAADLELGLKRDALGAVDGSSLEALLKGEPVDRRSGVADVRGPEDDAATAEPPASSAATHTSSGRVRKRVLDHDDYLDDLDDEDFEDETPKRRGKSKSKGRGDKNGKKKSEAAAAALEERDKPYACDICGKRYKNRPGLSYHYTHSHLAEEEGEDREEIEAPPTPRQPEEQKTANKKGPNGLALPNDYCDFCLGDSTMNQKTGQSEELVSCSDCGRSGHPTCLQFTPVMMAAVKTYRWQCIECKCCNVCGTSENDDQLLFCDDCDRGYHMYCLSPPMTEPPEGSWSCHLCLALLKDKASIYQQNQNLASE from the exons ATGGCGGCGGCCGTCGACAGTGTTGTGAAAGT GCTCGGGGAGCAGTACTACCGCGATGCCATGGAGCAATGCCACAGCTACAATGCCCGCCTGTGTGCCGAGCGCAGCATCCTGATGCCCTTCCTGGACTCGCAGACCGGCGTGGCTCAGTCCAACTGCTACATCTGGATGGAGAAGAGGCATCGGAGCGCAG GTGTGGCTCCAGGTCAGCTGTACACTTACCCGGCTCGTCGCTGGAGGAAGAAACGGCGCTCTCACCCGCCTGAGGACCCCCGCCTGGCTTTCCCCCCTCTCAAAGCAG CAGATTTAGAGCTGGGTCTGAAGCGCGACGCCTTGGGGGCGGTGGACGGCAGCAGTCTGGAGGCGTTGCTCAAGGGCGAGCCCGTGGACAGGAGGAGCGGCGTGGCGGACGTCCGTGGTCCCGAGGACGATGCGGCCACCGCCGAGCCCCCTGCCAGCTCTGCGGCCACGCACACGTCTTCTGGACGCGTCCGCAAG AGAGTCTTGGACCACGATGACTACCTGGATGACTTGGACGATGAAGACTTTGAGGACGAGACCCCCAAGAGGCGGGGCAAGAGCAAATCCAAA GGGCGCGGCGACAAGAACGGCAAGAAGAAAAGCGAGGCTGCAGCTGCAGCTCTGGAGGAACGAGACAAACCCTACGCCTGCGACA tctgTGGGAAGCGCTACAAGAACCGTCCGGGCCTCAGCTACCACTATACACATTCTCACCTGGCCGAGGAGGAGGGCGAGGACCGCGAGGAGATCGAGGCACCACCCACTCCTCGCCAGCCTGAGGAGCAGAAGA CAGCCAATAAGAAGGGTCCCAATGGCCTGGCGCTGCCCAACGATTACTGCGACTTCTGTCTGGGAGACTCCACCATGAACCAGAAGACCGGCCAGTCGGAGGAGCTCGTGTCCTGCTCGGACTGCGGACGCTCAG GCCACCCGACGTGTCTGCAGTTCACGCCCGTGATGATGGCGGCCGTCAAGACCTaccgctggcagtgcatcgagtgCAAGTGCTGCAACGTGTGCGGCACCTCGGAGAATGAC GACCAGCTGCTGTTCTGTGACGACTGCGACCGAGGCTACCACATGTACTGCCTTTCCCCCCCCATGACCGAGCCCCCCGAGG GGAGCTGGAGCTGCCACCTGTGCCTGGCTCTGCTCAAGGACAAAGCCTCCATCTACCAGCAGAACCAGAACCTCGCCTCCGAGTGA